From the Tachyglossus aculeatus isolate mTacAcu1 chromosome 21, mTacAcu1.pri, whole genome shotgun sequence genome, one window contains:
- the CHCHD10 gene encoding coiled-coil-helix-coiled-coil-helix domain-containing protein 10, mitochondrial, with the protein MPRGSRSTGARQPSRSFQSPAQPPAHPPPAAMATPAAPSGQPGLMAQMASTAAGVAVGSAVGHMMGSALTGAFSGGSSSEPAQPTSPAQGQQARPPSQYGPCHYEIRQFLDCSTNQSDLTLCEGFNEALKQCKYNNGLNSLL; encoded by the exons ATGCCCCGGGGGAGCCGCAGCACCGGCGCCCGTCAGCCCAG CCGCTCATTCCagtcccctgcccagcccccggcccaccccccgccTGCGGCCATGGCCACCCCCGCGGCCCCGTCGGGGCAGCCCGGGCTGATGGCCCAGATGGCCTCCACGGCCGCGGGGGTGGCCGTAGGGTCCGCCGTGGGCCACATGATGGGTAGTGCCCTGACCGGAGCCTTCAGCGGAGGGAGCAGCTCCGAGCCGGCCCAGCCGACCAGCCCTGCCCAG GGGCAGCAGGCCAGGCCGCCCTCGCAGTACGGGCCTTGTCACTACGAGATCAGGCAGTTTCTGGACTGCTCCACCAACCAGAGCGACCTGACCCTGTGTGAGGGCTTCAACGAGGCGCTGAAACAGTGCAAGTACAACAACG GTCTGAACTCTCTGCTCTAA
- the VPREB3 gene encoding pre-B lymphocyte protein 3, whose translation MGDPKDPHLGEISPQDPRLHNAGRDPAERMLSRGARGFCGGIRAWVPLPNQQPLPLSQWGVCVGGSHLPPRHTHVHTTCLFACSVVVARAIGSGGCRRASPHTHRGAAAPQKPLAASPLSGHDDPLQPGSPVRRSPAGRSVPPSRPHPGHPVGEGGPRGSPRPGRGYTRPPERDPSPTLFFPASQPQVVQLDAVQVFPGQTAKLFCALSPGYSIRDYGVSWYQQRAGRSPRYLLYYHSQGDSHRPDDVPSRFSASKDPDRNACILTIREVQPEDDANYFCSVGYSVFYQ comes from the exons ATGGGAGACCCCAAAGACCCTCACCTGGGGGAGATATCCCCACAGGACCCGCGCCTGCA CAACGCGGGGCGGGATCCTGCAGAGCGGATGCTGAGCCGTGGTGCCCGGGGATTCTGtgga GGTATCCGGGCCTGGGTTCCACTCCCGAATCAGCAGCCCCTGCCCCTGAGccagtggggtgtgtgtgtgggggggtcccaTCTTCCCCCGcgacacacacatgtgcacactaCATGCTTATTTGCATGCTCTGTTGTGGTTGCCCGGGCCATTGGATCTGGAGGCTGCCGCAGGGCATCTCCCCACACCCACAGAGGAGCTGCGGCCCCACAGAAGCCCCTCGCTGCCTCTCCTCTGTCTGGCCACGATGACcccctgcagcctggctctcctgTTAGGAGGAGCCCTGCTGGCCGGTCAGTCCCCCCTTCCAGGCCCCACCCAGGCCACCCCgttggggaggggggtcccaGGGGAAGCCCCAGGCCGGGGAGGGGGTACACGAGGCCTCCCGAGAGGGATCCGAGTCCCACTCTGTTCTTtccagcctcccagccccaggtggTCCAGCTGGACGCGGTGCAGGTATTCCCGGGGCAGACGGCCAAGCTGTTCTGCGCTCTGAGCCCCGGCTACAGCATCCGGGACTATGGCGTTTCCTGGTACCAACAGCGGGCGGGCCGCTCCCCGCGCTACCTGCTCTACTACCACTCCCAGGGGGACAGCCACCGGCCGGACGACGTCCCCAGCCGCTTCTCCGCCTCCAAGGACCCGGACAGGAACGCCTGCATCCTGACCATCCGTGAGGTCCAGCCTGAGGACGACGCCAACTACTTCTGCTCGGTGGGCTACTCCGTCTTCTACCAGTAG